aatctcaaaatttctgatataggaaaaatcccattttggggccagtattcattcggaagacaatataatgttttatacctccgattgtgtaggataaaattttagagtttctgaactccagttgatgaatattcggttgtaaacatgtttagttatattccgattgtttttcattcgaaaaaaatatgtgtcttcttacttccgaatttgtacattcgggttatagatgtgcactttgtcttccgattgtgtaggatgaaaaatttacagcttctgaactccaattgatgtatattcggttgcaaatatgtttagttagcttacgattgttttgtattcgggaacaatatgtgtcttcttacgtccgaatgtgtacattcgggttatatttccatacttggtcttccgattgtatagtttgtaaatattgttcctttctttgttgtttagacaaagtcgagaagggaggaagaaagtgacagctagtgctaggagggaaaggagtgccaaagataattcaggtgctcaacaaagcgaacaagaacaaagcagtcaacaaggagtgcaaccaactgttgaacaacaaggcagtgaacaaagggtgcgaccaagtgttgaacaagccgctcaacaaagtgcaggaccaagtgttgaaccagttgatccagtggcaagagtagaagaagaaggacaaccaagtggtacccaaaaagccaaaaaaaggaaaagatgttgtaaggaaggatattgctaagaaagcatcacatcttgtccctcagcacttgaagaagaagggtattccagcaggcacaatccttggactaccagtggatggaggaaaattgctatttggatacaaagactcatggtccagagaaatatatgaaaccgaggtaataaaattactattttttattaatgtattgtctatgtgttatatcgtaatacttgtattaaggatttttttatgtactttaataggatcatcaagatgcggtccgtctactcaaacctaccgccgcaccaacaaaaatgcttgcgtggcctttatccggtgaatgtgaaaggttcaagacaattgttgccaactcggggttagctaatgccgccgagaattcattgttggaacatgatcgtgtggccatatcggcgttcgtggagagaatgtatcctgagaccgatactttccatatgccgtttggggagatgacgatcaccccggatgatgttgtgcagattcttaaccttcccgaccaaggcacagctgtgaagtttaactacacaaagcagttaagttgggcacaactttattctctaactaacaagtgcttaggttgggatgaagagacaacaacagcagagtttaggaggcatgccggttatagaacaagacagatcaacattacagctttgatgaatatgttccgaggcaccttggagaaggaaaagaacggaacgttaactgatgagcaagtgaaccacgctgccactgcatatctcctctgtgtattgggatgtgtcatattccccaatacttctggcaaccggatcgacgccaaccttatacaacttgtGGATCCTCttcatgaagtcggtgactattcttggggcacggcatgcctagcattcttgatggaagagttgagaaaggcgtcgaggctaggaacctgccaagttgccgggaacgtggctctattgcaggttttttctttaactctataactcactctatagtcattcggtagacaatacatatgatgcatattcataactccaaaggacgcatattcataactccaaagaacgcatattcggtagaaattgatccatcttattttccgaatgtttgttattcggtggctaggtacttagttttatttacgattatatataatcggaaatatgtttttgatattactacagAATATACATGCCAGAAAAActagaggttactgaactccaaagacgcatattcggtaggaattgatccatcttattttccgaatgtttgttattcggtggctaggtacttagttgttttccgattatataaatCGGAAAtatttgatattactaccgaatatacaggccagaaaaactataggttactgaactccaaatgacgcatattcggtaggaaatgatccatatatttccgaatgttggtattcggtggataggtactcagttttatttccgattatatataatcggaaatgtttggaaattactaccgaatatacacaatctatttactaaaacttggtttcttatgtatataggcatggatctatgaccacttccctatcctgaagttggccggagagaacccggggtggtgcaaaggtactcctagaggaacaaagtatatatttgaagacaaccgttctaggacaaagagcagcagttgattcgcatgagggagattttggaccaattgaaggcctcgacgtatgctttgatccatacaaggaagatcgagtccagtgggcatataaatgttcggtcggacttgtccctttattttggaccattgtggcaccccacaggatatgtgatgtataacccctctagggtgatgcgacaacacgggtatatacaacatcaacctgtggagaaaatgggggattactacaaattggagttggagttgtgctcttctagtggtgataatctcacgattgttcacacaggcccacctactgttcttgataactgggataagaggaatgacttcattatcgacactggtagacgaaccaccgaggtgatgaaaattctccagactatatgagttggtataacaaggtatcacatcctttggttatccgtgaaatcaaatccaacactactgcggcgggttcaagttataattgtatcatcaaagacaaaccagctggttatgatagactggtgcgtgttcttatatttttgttcattttatattattcctataaatcttaggtaattaccgtttgatgttatgtcattacgtataaaaaacaggtgaataggttcaagcgtgtttccaaaatgttaactgcatgcctgaagagcggagatcccatgccagctgagaagatcaaagaggctagagatctagttgataatatggataacgaagattatgctgcccagtttggggagaaagtcacgaagaggcatcagcccaaggtggcagtatcaaagacgggtaaaagaactcgagcttcatcgagcgctgaagctgctccaactgaagctgctccaactgaaggtgctcaaacccgtggtcgtgcaggactgggaggtagtcacggtcgtaaagtaaagaagagcagataaatgacaatgatttttgttgtacattcggaaatttttttgggtaactaagttagacaagttcaaatgacaatgatttgtgtggtatattcggaagttttggtaactaatttaacttccgattatttcaaagacaaaatttgaaaagtataagtttttccaaattctgatttttgggccatcgtacattcggaactttacaaaaaacctatcctccgaatatcacaagttcaaaacaaaccacgccatggctccaggtggttccaagggccaatattgaaggttagacacccatattcggaagttttggtaactaatttaacttccgattatttcaaagacaaaatttgaaaagtataagtttttccaaattctgatttttgggccatcgtacattcggaactttacaaaaaacctatcctccgaatatcacaagttcaaaacaaaccacgccatggctccaggtggttccaagggccaatatgaaggttagacagcccatattcggaagttttggtaactaatttaacttccgattatttcaaagacaaaatttgaaaagtataagtttttccaaattctgatttttgggccatcgtacattcggaactttacaaaaacctatcctccgaatatcacaagttcaaaacaaaccacgccatggctccaggtggttccaagggccaatattgaaggttagacacccatattcggaagttttggtaactaatttaacttccgattatttcaaagacaaaatttgaaaagtataagtttttccaaattctgatttttgggccatcgtacattcggaactttacaaaaacctatcctccgaatatcacaagttcaaaacaaaccacgccatggctccaggtggttccaagggccaattgaaggttagacaacccatattcggaagttttggtaactaatttaacttccgatatttcaaagacaaaatttgaaaagtataagtttttccaaattctgatttttgggccatcgtacattcggaactttaaaaaacctatcctccgaatatcacaagttcaaaacaaaccacgccatggctccaggtggttccaagggccaatattgaaggttagacaacccatattcggaagttttggtaactaatttaacttccgaatatttcaaagacaaaatttgaaaagtataagtttttccaaattctgaattttgggccatcgtacatttggaactttacaaaaaacctatcctccgaatatcacaagttcaaaacaaaccacgccatggctccaggtggttccaagggccaatattaaaggttagacagcccatattcggaagttttggtaactaatttaacttccgaatatttcaaagacaaaatttgaaaagtataagtttttccaaattctgatttttgggccatcgtacattcggaactttacaaaaaacctatcctacgaatatcacaagttcaaaacaaaccacgccatggatccaggtggttccaagggccaatattgaaggttagacagcccatattcggaagttttggtaactaatttaacttcggaatatttcaaagacaaaatttgaaaagtataagtttttccaaattctgatttttgggccgtcgtacattcggaactttacaaaaaacctatcctacGAATATCACAagtacaaaaaaaattgtttcctggaaccaaacaacaccataatcggaaagaaagttgactcataacataaccgaatattacaatcggtaggttgtttaacaaaatattcTACCGATTGCGTATAATCGGCTAgtgtttatattaataatactccgattacatccattacataaagttcaaacggccttaaccttacaatttcgtcaaaagcaccaaaatccatactcctaattgaccataaaaatattaaaacagatcataacttccagtgaccatagaaattgtccctcttgattttgtaacatccttcatgttcaaatcgtttcccgtagaggtccacataccggagatccgcaagatttctctgaaaaattacgaatgagtaacaagttagtactaacttttggtaatgtgagttggagttacagagatacttactcgtttttcatacgtccaccaaggaaaaacgTTCCTAACAagccgttcctcatcttcaagtttgtcaatctccttatcgagcgcattctttctcatcttaatgtcattggatgatcttcgaattcggttaccatctaaggcctcaaataccattaagatacggttccatatctgctcttcggattccgatttgtggagcttgtgaacacgatcatgagcagttaccacaacccacgctctataaatagcacaatcttcttcttcggcaaaagcaatatccatgttttttgttatgaaaattaaaactgaagagaggaaagagtttggtgcaattggggtgatagatatgagtttcttcatataggtttagggtccaacagctctttttgtttttcccaaaaactccaacggctaatttgacgaaagttgaatgtggagaaaccaataatcggtaggtattggatttagcatatctaccgattatggtagctttcaaaatttgaatttgcggcaacttataatcggtaggttttgtaatatatttaactcccgattaacgctgaatccaaaacacgaaccaagaaatactgcaccgactacaatcggaggTATggaaaatattttggcttccgatttcattcggagggtaacaatgttatcatatcctccgaatatataagggtaatttcgccattacgaattacgcgagataaggactggctacattttccctttgggtgaccttttttattttattgttggcccctaaatccttttgagtggcccctaaaaacgccaggttttTTTATAGCTTattatgtttttgttttgttttttcttcccATTGTCACTTGTGTTTGGCACTTGCTTTTTACTGTCTAGACACGGTAATTTATTAATGCGGGTCACCATTGTCACTAATGGGATTTGGTGTGGGCCCGCCGACCTTACCTTTCCTACTTCACTACCGAGTACCGGAAGTAACCTGGAAATCTTATTGTTGCTGTATTTCCTCGTCCTTTCCGCTTCCATTTTCCTCTGCTTTTTTTCCTCTTTCAGAACTAAAGGCATATGCATGTCATTACCAAAACGGATTAACAGACAAACAACACAAAAGAAGGTTAAATTAAAGGatggcgaagaagaagaagatgaaaaacagtAGTGGGTTTTCAATTTCAGATTATTGCAAGCATGATTTTCATTTGCAATTATCTATTTAGGGTTTTCATAACAAATTTGAGAAGTATATTTCATCGGCGACCATCTTCATCTGCACAACTTGAAACAACTCACTACCAACATGGTATTCCTGGGATTCCTACTGATGGTAAAGTTGTTCTACTAAAAAATTCCAGCAATGGGGCTCTAGTCTATCTAATTGGAACTGTTCATGGTTCTGAACAGAGTGCTGAAACCGTCAAGGAGGTAattttgcttcttcttttttccttttgaagGTTAGGGTTTGTTTTGGTTCTGTCCTATGTTCTTGTTTCCATCTTTCTCAGCCTTGAATCATCAATTTTAGTCTTGACAAGGaacccttttttttctttcactgAATGAGAAAGATAATGTGTTGATTTGCACTCATCTTAGCTGTGGTTCTCTTTCTTGCTTCTGTATGTTCTCAGAAAATGAGGTTCTTTTTTCCTGTGGGTATTTAGCATGTACATGAATTTTGACCTTAAGTCATAATGTAATTTGTGCTCTTTCATGTGTATCTTCATGAAAATATAACATCATTGACATTGCATGGTCTATCTTGGCGAAAACTGTTCTCCCTTGTGAACCTGGTTAACTCTCTTGAATTCCCAGTTTTACGTTATGGGTTCACTTATATTTTTGTAC
This is a stretch of genomic DNA from Papaver somniferum cultivar HN1 chromosome 1, ASM357369v1, whole genome shotgun sequence. It encodes these proteins:
- the LOC113328101 gene encoding uncharacterized protein LOC113328101 isoform X3; translation: MIFICNYLFRVFITNLRSIFHRRPSSSAQLETTHYQHGIPGIPTDGKVVLLKNSSNGALVYLIGTVHGSEQSAETVKEVIDHVRPDVVAVGNTPYGVVDHDSLKDSI